Part of the Salinigranum rubrum genome is shown below.
TACGCGCGGTACGACCTCGTCGACGAGGTGCTCTCGACCGTCCGGGGTGCCCGCGAGCAGGGCGTCCCGTGGGCCGACATCGAGGAGAAACTCGACGCCGGGGCCGACCAGGGTATCCCCGCCGCCGAGGCGGTCGTCGGCGTCGACTCCGCGGAGGGGACCGTGACGATAGCCCTCGACGGGACGCGCGTGACCGTCGACGTCTCGATGGGCGTCGAGAAGAACGCCGACCGCCTCTACACCGAGGCCAAGCGCATCGAGGAGAAGAAGGAGGGCGCGCTGGCGGCCATCGAGAACACCCGCGAGGAACTGGAGGCGGTGAAGAAGCGACGCGACGCCTGGGAGGCCGACGACGACGAGGACGCGGAGGACGACGAGGAGAGAGAGGAGATCGACTGGCTCTCGCGGCGGTCCATCCCCATCCGTCAACCGGAGCACTGGTACGAGCGGTTCCGGTGGTTCGAGACGTCGGACGGCTTCCTGGTCGTGGGAGGACGGAACGCCGACCAGAACGAGGACCTCGTGAAGAAGTACCTCTCGAAGCACGACCGGTTCTTCCACGCACAGGCGTACGGCGGACCGGTGACGGTTCTGAAGGCCTCACGGCCGTCGGAGCCGTCGAATCCGGTGGACTTCCCCGATTCTACTCTGGAGGAGACCGCACAGTTCGCCGTCGCGTACTCGTCGGTGTGGAAGGACGGCCGCCACGCGGGCGACGCGTACATGGTGACGCCGGACCAGGTGTCGAAGACCCCCGAAAGCGGAGAGTACCTCGAAAAAGGGGGGTTCGTCATTCGCGGCGACCGCACCTACTTCCGCGACTGCGAGGCGCGAGTCGCGGTCGGCATCCGCTGTGAGGGCGAGACGCGCGTCATCGGCGGACCGCCGTCGGCCATCGAGCCACAGGCCGAAACGACCATCACCCTCGAACCCGGCCGCTACGCCCAGAACGACGCGGCGAAGATGTGTTACCGCGAGTTCAAAGAGCGCTTTGCGGACCAGTCGTTCCTCCGGAAGGTCGCCAGTCCGGACCGGATTCAGGAGTTCCTCCCCCCGGGCGGAAGCGAACTGCGGGACGTGTGAGCACGACTCGCGCTCGAACCATCACGGGTCGACGCGGGCGACTCGTTACGGCTCCCATAACGTTCTGTTTATCCGGCGGAAGGGAGGCCATACATAATACCTCAGATAGCGTGGGTGTTGCAGAGCAACTGCAGGCTACAGCGACCGGTTCGCCCGTGGCGGCAGGCTCGGTGACAACTCATGATCGAAGAATCACTCCGATATCTACGCAGCAGCGAAGAGTGGATCAAGACCGTCCTCATCGGGGGCGTACTGACCCTCTTCGGTATCCTCATCATCCCCCTGTTCATCGTGGTGGGCTACTACGTCCGCGTTCTCCGCGGTACGATGCACGACGAGAGCGAGCCGCCGGTGTTCGACGACTGGGGCGAGATGCTCATGGATGGGCTGAAGGGCTTCGCCATCTACCTCGTCTACGGGCTCATCCCCGGCATCATCGGCGCGGTCATCGCGTTCGTCGGTGTCGGCGGCGCCGTCGCCGGTAACTCGGGCGCTGCGGGCGTCGTCGGCGGACTGGTCGCCCTCGTGGGCTTCCTCGTCGCGCTCGTCCTCGGTCTCGCGGCGGCGTACGTCGTGCCGGCCGCGCTCGCGAACTTCGTCGAGAAGGACGACGTGATGGCCGGGTTCGCCTTCGGCGAGATCCGTGACGTCATCACGACCAAGGCGTACGCGATGGGCTGGCTGACGGCGTTCGCGCTGCTCCTGGGTGCGGGTATCCTCACCTCCGTCCTGAGCATCGTCCCCATCATCGGGACCGTCATCGGCGTCTTCGTGACGTTCTACGCGGCGGTCGCGGCGTTCTACGTCATCGGCCACACCTGGGCCGACGTCCACCCCGTCGACCTCCACGAGGAGGACGAGATGCCCGGCCAGCAGCCTGCCATCTGAGCCGCTACGGCTGACTCGCCCCCAGATCGAAGTGCCCTCCCTCCCGTTTTTGCCCCGACGAGCGGAGCGTGCTACACACAAGAACTAACTCCGCGCCCGGACACCGGGCGGGTGATGCTCTCCGATGCACTGTCGTTCCCCCGTGGAGGCGACGACTGGCTGTCGACCCTCCTCGTCGGTGGTATCCTGACCGTCCTCTCGTTCCTGATCCTCCCCGCGTTCGTCCTGCAGGGGTATCTCGTCCGGGTGCTCGACCACGCCGCCCGTGGCGAACACACCCCGCCGTCGTTCACCCAGTGGGGATCGCTCCTCGTCGACGGGCTGAAGATGTTCGTCGTGAACCTCGTCTACGGACTCGTCGTGCTGATTCCGCTCGCCCTGCTCCTCGGAGGCCTGTTCATCGTCGTCCCCGGCGAACCGGTTCCGATGGAGCCGGGGGCGACCCCCTCGCCGCCGTCGGGCGGTGCGGGTGGACTCGTCGTCCTCGTCCTCCTCGTCGTGGTCGTCGCCGTCACCGGCCTCCTGCTCGCGTATCTCCTCCCGGCGGCGCTGGCGAACTTCGCCATCGAGGGGAACCTCGGCGCGGCGTTCGCCCTGCGGACCATCGCGTCGGGGGCGTTCACGGGCGACTACGCCGTCGCGTGGCTGCTCGCGCTCGTCGTCGGCATCGTGGGGGGTCTCGTCGGCTCCGCGCTCTCGGCGGTCGTCGTCGGGTTCTTCGTCCTCTTCTACGTCCAGGTGATCTTGTACTACCTCGTGGGACGGGGGTTCGCCGCCGGCCTGTCGAAGAAGCGGTGGGCCGAGCCCTGACCGTGTTCGACGACGACGCCCTCAGTCGAACCTCGTGCCGAGCAGAGCGGCCTCGGCCTTCCGCAGGTGCTCGTGGACGGTCGAACTGCTCAGCCCCAGCGCCGTCGCGATCGCGCTCACGTCCGTCTCGCGCGGGTGTTCGTAGTAGCCGTTCGCCCGGGCGTAGCGAAACACCTCGCGCTGTCGGCTCGACAGGCGGTCGAGCGGCAGTGGCGGGCGCTCGCTCGCCCGTATCCCGCGCGTGATGCTGGTCACAGCGATGGTCGCGTCCCACCCCGCACGCACCTCGTCGAGGAGCCGCTCGACCGTCTCCCGATCGTGCTGCGTGAGCAGCGTCCAGTGCTCCGTGTCGTCCCTGGCGTCCACCGCCTCGGCGGGGACGAAGCCGCGGTCGGTGAACGCCTCGCTGATCTGCGTGGTCCCGTCGTGATCGACGAGGAGTTCACGGGTCGCGTTGCCCGCCTGAAGCCGACCGTGCGTCTGCCCGCGTCCGCGGTGGTCACGAGTCATACTGGCGACGTCGAACACGGCCGACGCCGAACGGATGGCCGAGACGCCGTCGTCGAGTGCGGACGTCGTGTCCCCATAGAGGGTGAACAGCGTGGTCGCACAGCCGTCAGTTCGGGTGAAGACGCCGTAGCTGAGGAGGCCGACCGCTGCCTGCCGCGTGGTCTGGAGGACCCAGCAGTCGGGATGCCACACCTCCAGCGTGAGCCGAAGGGCGTCCGCCGTCGAGGGCGGCGCGTCGCATGCGCGCATGCGTGTCCGTGGTGTGCACGGGCCATAACCGCACCCCCTGCTGTGTCCGGGAGCGGTCCGGCCCCGTCTATAGCAGGTCGTTCCCTGATGCTCGTCGCCCCCGTCGTGCGAGACGTGACGCTTTACGACCTCGATCCGTTCGATTCGTCCGACGGGAGTCGCGCCCGAGTCGGTGGAGACGACGCCTGTGACCACCCGCACGGGGACCGCGTGTATCTCGGCCAGATGGGGACCGCCGCGTTCTTCACCTGCCCCGTCTGCGACGGGGTGCTCGTCGAGTGGTGAGGGCGTCCGACCGCGAGTCGGGCGGACGACCGCGCCAGGGGGCCGTTCCGAGCGTCGGCTCGGTCGACGGATTCAAAAGACACGTAATCCCCGCCCGCGGAGAACGGATATGCGCATCGTGAGCCGGGGTCGCGGCGAGGAGGGACGCGAGCGGATGACGCTCGTCCCCGAGAACGTCGACGACCTCTGGCACCTCTCGTACGTGCTCGAACCGGGCGACCTCGTCTCGGGCGACACCACCCGACGCATCCAGCGCAACGACGAACAGATGCGGGACACGGGCGGCGAGCGCGAACACCTCCACGTCACCCTGTCGGTGGAGGACGTCGAGTTCGCCCGCTTCGCCAACCGGCTCCGCGTGGGGGGCGAAATCGTCGGCTGCTCCCGCGAGGACCAACTCGGCCACCATCACACGCTGAACGTCGAGGAGCGCTCCGAGATCACGGTCGAGAAACGCTTCAAGCCCGATCAGGTCGACAGAATCGAAGCGGCCGAACAGGCGACCGAGAACCCCGACGTCGCCATCGTCACCGTCGAGGAGGGCGAAGCGTACATCCACACCGTCGCCCAGTACGGTACCGAGGAGTACGCCTCGTTCACCCGGCCGACCGGAAAGGGCGACTACGCCCGTCCCCGAACCGAGTTGTTCGACGAGGTGGGGAAGGCGCTGTCGCACTTGGACGTCGACGCGGTCATCCTCGCCGGCCCGGGTTTCACGAAGAACGACGCCCGCGACTACATCTCGAACGAATACCCGGACGCGACCGAGAAGATAATCAAGACGGTCGACACCTCGGGCGTGGGCGACCGGGGCGTCCACGAGGTGCTCAAACGCGGCGCCGTCGACGACGTGCAGGAGCAGACGCGCATCGCCGAGGAGTCGCGGCTCATCGACGACCTGATGGACGGTATCGCCGAGGGGGCTAAAATCGCGTACGGCATCGAGGAGACGGCCGAGGCCGCCGAGTTCGGCGCGGTCGAACACCTGCTCGTCCTCGATTCGCGGCTGAGAGACGAACGCCAGGGCGAGGGCGACTGGGACGTCGACGTGAACGACGTCATCGAGACGGTCGAACAGAAGGGCGGCGACGTGACCGTCTTCTCGGCCGAGTTCGCCCCCGGCCAGCAGTTGAAGAACCTCGGCGGCATCGCGGCGCTGTTGCGGTATCGGCTCCAGTGAGCCGAAGCGCACGGACCCACGTCGCCGAGTGAGTCGGTGGGAACGGGTCCGACGCCACGACACGACGCTGCCGGCGGTGGGGACGCTACCGATAGCGGTGTGCCGGACGGCGCGTCAGTCGACCGGTCAGTCCTGCCCGGTCTCGACGTCGATTTCCTCGAAGGTGACTTCGACGGTTTCGCCGTACCGGTCGCCGTTCTGCTCGTCGTGACGGTGGAACTCGGGCGGTTCGACCGTCACGTGCATGTCGTAGGTTCCCGACTCCGGGACCTCGACGTTCGACCCGTAGTGATAGACGCCGGGGTGCCACAGGAACGAGAGGTCGAAGGGACCGAACTCCTCGCCCGCTCGTTCGAGCGAGACCGTGACGCCGCAGTGTGGGACGAACCGGTGGTCCTCGCGGTCGGCGACGACGACTTCGAGATGACAGTTCTCCTCGTCGGGTTCGTCGAGTTCGAACTCCCCTTCGTCGACGAGTCGGTACATCGGTTCGGCCTCCTCCTGTGCGTAGCCGACGACGTAGTCCCCCGCAGCCGTCGTCCCCCCGTCGTTGGCGACGGTCGTGGCCATGTACGTGACCGATGTCAGGTAGGCTTCTCCCTCGGTTCGGGACTGCTGAAGCTGGTTCTCGTCGACCTCGTCGCTCCGCTGCTTCTCTGGATTGTCGGGCATCGAGTACGTCTCACGACCCGCCACGCAAATCTCGACTGCTTGTAACGGCAACCGCCGCGTCGGGAGGGTCGTCGCAGCACACGCTCTCTGTCGAGCACGGACCCGTCAGAACCGGATACGAGCCACCAACGCGACCGGCAGTAACCGTTTACTCCCTCGAAGCCCGAGTACGACCGTGGCTGGGGGACCGAAACGGACGCTGATCGAGCGGGTCGACCGCTTCCTCGACTACACGTTCTTCGCCGCGATGGAGGTGAACGTGCTGGTGATTCCCGTGCTGTGGCTGCTTCTGGTCGCGGCACACCCCGTCGAGGTCTCCCTCTCCGCGATGACGACGCTCGCGGCCGCCTCGGTGGTCGTTGGGACCCTCCGGGGCGGCTACGTCGACGTGGGTTGGTGGCCGAAACCCGGACATCTCGGGACGCTCCCGGTTCGTGCGGCGTACTACGGTGTCGTCGTCGGGATGGCGACGTACGTCGGCGTGCAGGCCCAGTTGGCGACGGGGTCGCCGTGGCCCGGTGTCGGCGTCCCGGTCGTCGTGTCGGTACTCGTCCTCCTCCCGTTCCCGTGGCTCCTCTCGCGGTTCGAGCGCCTGGCGAAGACCCGGCCCGCGTGGGCGTGATACCGTGAGAGCCCGCCGACGCGGACAAGGGTTACGTGGCCCGGGTGTGTCACGACCGCGTATGTCACGTGCCCTCCACCCTGTCGTCCGAGCGGTCGCGTACGTCGTCGCCGCCACCGTGTTAGCGGTCGTCGTGGGGACGCTCCGATCCGGGAGCCTCGGCGGGGGGCTCGGTCTCGGATTCGCCGTCGCCGTGGGCGTCTCGCTCGGTCTCTGCGGGTTCGAACTGTGGAACCGCTATCGGTAGCACGCCGGGTCAGAACGCCTCGCTCGCGGGCGAGAAGTCGACCGTGGTCCCGAGTCCCTTCTCGCTGGCGCGTTCGTACAGCAGGTACGCGGCGGCGACAGTCTCGATGCCCGTCCCGCCGGAGTCGAAGACGGTTATCTCCTCCTCGGTAGTGCGCCCCTCCTCGCTGCCGGCGACGACCTCGCCCAGTTCGGCGTGGATGTGCGACTCGTCGACGACGCCCTCCTCCATCGCGAGGAGGAACGATCCCGCATCGGTGGTCGCCCGCTTGCGGAGGTCCGGGACGTACGTCGCCCGTTCGATGGTCCGCGCGTCGAGTTCGCGCTTCTCGGCGTGGTACTGACCCATCGCAGTGACGTGGGTGCCGGCATCGAGTTCGTCGCCGTCGAACACCGGTTCGCTCGCGGTGGTCGCCGTGACCACGATGTCGGCGTCCTCGACAGCCGCGGAGGGGGAGGCGACGGCCGCGACGCTCGCGTCGAGTTCGCGGTCCATCTCGCCCGCGAACTTCTCTCGGTGTTCCTTCGTGGGCGAGTAGACCCACGCGGTGTCGAGGTCGCGGACGGTCGCGAGCGCGCGGAGTTGGCCCCGAGCCTGTGCGCCGCTGCCGATGAGCGCGACGGAGTTGGCGTCCTCGCGAGCCAGCGCGTCCGCGCCGACCGCTCCGGCGGCCCCCGTCTTGTAGGGGTTCATGTGGGCCCCGTCGAGGACGGCGAGCAGCTCGCCCGACTCCGAATCGAACAGCGGGGTGACGAACCAGGCGTCGCGCGCGCCGAAGCCGGCGCTGTACATGTAACCGCCCATCGCGCCCGTCTCGGGCAGCACCGCCCCGTACGTGGTGAGC
Proteins encoded:
- a CDS encoding iron transporter — translated: MPDNPEKQRSDEVDENQLQQSRTEGEAYLTSVTYMATTVANDGGTTAAGDYVVGYAQEEAEPMYRLVDEGEFELDEPDEENCHLEVVVADREDHRFVPHCGVTVSLERAGEEFGPFDLSFLWHPGVYHYGSNVEVPESGTYDMHVTVEPPEFHRHDEQNGDRYGETVEVTFEEIDVETGQD
- a CDS encoding ornithine cyclodeaminase family protein, translated to MTETLFLSSDELAGLATPDEYVDAVREGYRQRGEGAPAEPRTKFLPDDPPGMLTTYGAVLPETGAMGGYMYSAGFGARDAWFVTPLFDSESGELLAVLDGAHMNPYKTGAAGAVGADALAREDANSVALIGSGAQARGQLRALATVRDLDTAWVYSPTKEHREKFAGEMDRELDASVAAVASPSAAVEDADIVVTATTASEPVFDGDELDAGTHVTAMGQYHAEKRELDARTIERATYVPDLRKRATTDAGSFLLAMEEGVVDESHIHAELGEVVAGSEEGRTTEEEITVFDSGGTGIETVAAAYLLYERASEKGLGTTVDFSPASEAF
- a CDS encoding helix-turn-helix domain-containing protein, with the translated sequence MRACDAPPSTADALRLTLEVWHPDCWVLQTTRQAAVGLLSYGVFTRTDGCATTLFTLYGDTTSALDDGVSAIRSASAVFDVASMTRDHRGRGQTHGRLQAGNATRELLVDHDGTTQISEAFTDRGFVPAEAVDARDDTEHWTLLTQHDRETVERLLDEVRAGWDATIAVTSITRGIRASERPPLPLDRLSSRQREVFRYARANGYYEHPRETDVSAIATALGLSSSTVHEHLRKAEAALLGTRFD
- a CDS encoding DUF4013 domain-containing protein, with amino-acid sequence MIEESLRYLRSSEEWIKTVLIGGVLTLFGILIIPLFIVVGYYVRVLRGTMHDESEPPVFDDWGEMLMDGLKGFAIYLVYGLIPGIIGAVIAFVGVGGAVAGNSGAAGVVGGLVALVGFLVALVLGLAAAYVVPAALANFVEKDDVMAGFAFGEIRDVITTKAYAMGWLTAFALLLGAGILTSVLSIVPIIGTVIGVFVTFYAAVAAFYVIGHTWADVHPVDLHEEDEMPGQQPAI
- a CDS encoding mRNA surveillance protein pelota, with the translated sequence MRIVSRGRGEEGRERMTLVPENVDDLWHLSYVLEPGDLVSGDTTRRIQRNDEQMRDTGGEREHLHVTLSVEDVEFARFANRLRVGGEIVGCSREDQLGHHHTLNVEERSEITVEKRFKPDQVDRIEAAEQATENPDVAIVTVEEGEAYIHTVAQYGTEEYASFTRPTGKGDYARPRTELFDEVGKALSHLDVDAVILAGPGFTKNDARDYISNEYPDATEKIIKTVDTSGVGDRGVHEVLKRGAVDDVQEQTRIAEESRLIDDLMDGIAEGAKIAYGIEETAEAAEFGAVEHLLVLDSRLRDERQGEGDWDVDVNDVIETVEQKGGDVTVFSAEFAPGQQLKNLGGIAALLRYRLQ
- a CDS encoding DUF4013 domain-containing protein, which translates into the protein MLSDALSFPRGGDDWLSTLLVGGILTVLSFLILPAFVLQGYLVRVLDHAARGEHTPPSFTQWGSLLVDGLKMFVVNLVYGLVVLIPLALLLGGLFIVVPGEPVPMEPGATPSPPSGGAGGLVVLVLLVVVVAVTGLLLAYLLPAALANFAIEGNLGAAFALRTIASGAFTGDYAVAWLLALVVGIVGGLVGSALSAVVVGFFVLFYVQVILYYLVGRGFAAGLSKKRWAEP